A window of the Melospiza melodia melodia isolate bMelMel2 chromosome 25, bMelMel2.pri, whole genome shotgun sequence genome harbors these coding sequences:
- the CDC42SE1 gene encoding CDC42 small effector protein 1, which yields MSDFWHKLGCCVVEKPQPKKRRRRIDRSMIGEPMNFVHLTHIGSGDMAAGEGLPMTGAVQEMRSKGGRERQWSSSRVL from the exons ATGAGCGACTTCTGGCACAAGCTGGGCTGCTGCGTCGTGGAGAAGCCCCAGCCC aagaagaggaggagacgGATCGACCGCTCCATGATCGGGGAGCCCATGAACTTCGTGCACCTGACACACATCGGCTCCGGGGACATGGCTGCGGGAGAGGGGCTGCCCATG ACTGGTGCTGTCCAGGAGATGAGGTCCAAGGGCGGCCGGGAGCGACAGTGGAGCAGCTCCCGAGTGTTGTAG